The following proteins are encoded in a genomic region of Columba livia isolate bColLiv1 breed racing homer chromosome 17, bColLiv1.pat.W.v2, whole genome shotgun sequence:
- the RANBP1 gene encoding ran-specific GTPase-activating protein isoform X1, translating into MRPPAPRARPRSAPPPPPRVSPCPLRPAPPRAALLGAGLWRHRCNRNWGETHEELDTSTENADDSNHDPQFEPIVSLPEQEIKTLEEDEEELFKMRAKLFRFASENELPEWKERGTGDVKLLKHKEKGTIRLLMRRDKTLKICANHYITPLMELRPNAGSDRAWVWNTHADFADESPKPELLAIRFLNAENAQKFKAKFEECRNEVDKRAKKAGTDKNDSADKVAEKLEELSVKEESKESEKKETKEKNEEKQ; encoded by the exons ATGCGCCCGCCAGCCCCGCGGGCCCGGCCGCGCTCAGCGCCGCCACCTCCGCCCcgcgtgtccccgtgtcccctccgcCCCGCGCCGCCTCGTGCCGCGCTCCTGGGGGCGGGGCTGTGGCGTCACCGTTGCAATAGGAACTGGGGG gaaACACATGAGGAGCTTGATACTTCTACTGAAAATGCTGATGATTCTAACCACGATCCTCAGTTTGAGCCCATAGTTTCACTTCCtgagcaagaaataaaaactctggaagaggatgaggaagaaCTCTTTAAGAT GCGAGCAAAGCTATTCCGGTTTGCATCTGAGAATGAACTTCCAGAATGGAAAGAACGAGGAACTGGTGATGTGAAACTCCTGAAACACAAGGAGAAGGGAACAATTCGCCTCCTCATGAGGAGGGATAAAACCCTAAAAATCTGTGCAAACCATTATA TCACACCTTTAATGGAGCTGAGGCCTAATGCTGGGAGCGACCGGGcatgggtttggaacacacatgCTGACTTTGCAGATGAAAGCCCCAAGCCTGAACTTCTGGCAATCcgatttttaaatgcagaaa ATGCACAGAAATTCAAGGCAAAATTTGAAGAATGCAGGAATGAAGTAGACAAgagagcaaagaaag CAGGCACAGACAAAAATGATAGTGCTGATAAAGTTGCTGAAAAACTAGAAGAGCTTTCTGTAAAGGAAGAGAGCAAAGAAtctgagaagaaagagaccaaggaaaaaaatgaagaaaagcaataa
- the RANBP1 gene encoding ran-specific GTPase-activating protein isoform X2 produces the protein MADTKETHEELDTSTENADDSNHDPQFEPIVSLPEQEIKTLEEDEEELFKMRAKLFRFASENELPEWKERGTGDVKLLKHKEKGTIRLLMRRDKTLKICANHYITPLMELRPNAGSDRAWVWNTHADFADESPKPELLAIRFLNAENAQKFKAKFEECRNEVDKRAKKAGTDKNDSADKVAEKLEELSVKEESKESEKKETKEKNEEKQ, from the exons ATGGCGGACACCAAG gaaACACATGAGGAGCTTGATACTTCTACTGAAAATGCTGATGATTCTAACCACGATCCTCAGTTTGAGCCCATAGTTTCACTTCCtgagcaagaaataaaaactctggaagaggatgaggaagaaCTCTTTAAGAT GCGAGCAAAGCTATTCCGGTTTGCATCTGAGAATGAACTTCCAGAATGGAAAGAACGAGGAACTGGTGATGTGAAACTCCTGAAACACAAGGAGAAGGGAACAATTCGCCTCCTCATGAGGAGGGATAAAACCCTAAAAATCTGTGCAAACCATTATA TCACACCTTTAATGGAGCTGAGGCCTAATGCTGGGAGCGACCGGGcatgggtttggaacacacatgCTGACTTTGCAGATGAAAGCCCCAAGCCTGAACTTCTGGCAATCcgatttttaaatgcagaaa ATGCACAGAAATTCAAGGCAAAATTTGAAGAATGCAGGAATGAAGTAGACAAgagagcaaagaaag CAGGCACAGACAAAAATGATAGTGCTGATAAAGTTGCTGAAAAACTAGAAGAGCTTTCTGTAAAGGAAGAGAGCAAAGAAtctgagaagaaagagaccaaggaaaaaaatgaagaaaagcaataa
- the TRMT2A gene encoding tRNA (uracil-5-)-methyltransferase homolog A isoform X1, whose amino-acid sequence MAEPSGPSEPEPGAAAVPEAGDGAGAERKAGADPAESPDVYRYIKGDLFTSEIYKVEIQNLPKYIGFNDVKKFLAKYGLNPHKIKLFGKQTFAFVTFKSEEERDKAMRVLHGVLWKSRHLSVRLAKPKADPIAKKRKKEEETEQGEVKRPAPRKASGEEPLSKQIADVVTPLWNLPYEEQLAQKKQECEQVLQKLTKEIGNNNRALLPWLFLQKQKYNKLCCPVEGVKASPLQTEYRNKCEFLIGIGVNQEDKTVGCRLGKYKGGTCAVVEPFDTIHIPAIAKKVVKAFQDYIRSTPYSVYSPETYEGHWKQLTVRTTRNGHVMAIVYFNPQKLSKEELADLKISLAKYFTEGMGKSSGVTSLYFVEEGQRKSPSLEDLPLEHVAGDKYIHEQLLGLKFRISPHAFFQVNTQAAEVLYTAIGEWAQLSPESTLLDICCGTGTIGISLAKKVKKVIGIELCQEAVQDAKVNAQINELNNIEFHCGKAEDIVPSLINVLAPQNLITIVDPPRAGLHSKVILAIRRAEHLKKLIYVSCNPRAAMNNFVDLCRAPSNRVKGASFRPVKALAVDLFPQTRHCELLILFERVDCANGSCAGATPDAAHVTTAGPDCECLDGTSPPTAPSQADPAPNGGEST is encoded by the exons ATGGCGGAGCCGAGCGGGCCGAGCGAGCCCGAGCCCGGCGCGGCTGCCGTGCCGGAGGCTGGGGATGGGGCCGGAGCGGAGCGCAAGGCCGGGGCTGACCCCGCGGAGAGCCCCGACGTGTACAGATACATCAAGGGGGACTTGTTCACCTCCGAGATCTATAAAGTAGAAATACAAAACCTTCCCAAGTACATCGGATTTAACGATGTGAAAAAGTTCCTTGCCAAATACGGGCTCAACCCTCATAAGATCAAACTTTTCGGGAAGCAGACGTTCGCGTTCGTGACGTTCAAGAGCGAGGAGGAGAGGGACAAGGCCATGCGAGTCCTGCACGGGGTTCTGTGGAAGAGCCGGCACCTCAGCGTCAGGCTGGCCAAGCCCAAAGCTGACCCCATCgcaaagaagaggaagaaagaagaggagacGGAGCAGGGAGAGGTGAAGCGACCGGCTCCCCGCAAGGCCAGCGGAGAGGAGCCCCTGAGCAAGCAGATAGCGGACGTGGTGACCCCGCTCTGGAACCTGCcctatgaggagcagctggccCAGAAGAAGCAGGAATGTGAGCAAGTGCTGCAGAAGCTGACAAA GGAAATAGGAAATAACAACAGAGCTTTATTACCTTGGTTGTTCCTGCAGAAGCAGAAGTATAATAAATTGTGTTGCCCAGTAGAGGGAGTGAAAGCGTCACCATTACAG ACTGAATATCGCAACAAATGTGAGTTCTTGATTGGGATTGGTGTAAATCAAGAAGACAAAACTGTGGGTTGTCGTCTTGGCAAATATAAGGGTGGTACATGTGCTGTAGTGGAGCCATTTGATACTATTCACATTCCTGCTATTGCCAAAAAGGTAGTAAAAGCTTTCCAAGACTACATAAG GTCAACTCCTTACTCAGTTTACAGCCCCGAAACCTACGAAGGTCACTGGAAACAGCTCACGGTCCGGACCACCAGGAATGGCCACGTTATGGcaattgtttattttaatcctCAG AAATTAAGTAAAGAAGAGCTAGCTGACCTGAAAATCTCTCTGGCAAAATACTTCACAGAAGGGATGGGAAAGAGCAGCGGCGTCACGTCTCTGTACTTTGTGGAGGAAGGACAAAG GAAATCTCCCAGCCTAGAAGACCTGCCTTTGGAGCATGTGGCTGGTGACAAGTACATACACGAACAACTTCTGGGCCTAAAATTTAGGATTTCGCCTCATGCATTTTTTCAG GTGAACACACAAGCTGCCGAAGTTCTGTACACGGCCATTGGGGAGTGGGCGCAGCTGAGCCCAGAGAGCACCCTGCTCGACATCTGCTGCGGTACAGGAACTATCGGGATTTCTTTGGCAAAG AAAGTGAAGAAAGTGATTGGAATTGAACTCTGCCAAGAAGCTGTACAGGACGCCAAAGTGAACGCCCAGATTAACG aACTGAATAATATTGAATTTCATTGTGGGAAGGCTGAAGATATTGTTCCTTCCCTAATTAACGTATTAGCTCCTCAGAACCTGATTACTATTGTAGATCCGCCACGAGCTGGACTGC ATTCCAAGGTGATTCTTGCCATTAGAAGAGCTGAGCATCTGAAGAAGCTGATCTATGTATCCTGCAATCCCAGAGCTGCAATGAATAACTTTGTGGA TCTCTGCCGGGCCCCTTCCAACAGAGTCAAAGGAGCCTCGTTCCGTCCCGTCAAAGCGCTGGCCGTGGATCTGTTCCCTCAGACCCGGCACTGCGAGTTGCTGATCCTCTTTGAGAGGGTTGACTGTGCAAACGGGAGTTGTGCTGGAGCAACACCTGATGCTGCTCATGTCACAACAGCCGGACCAGACTGTGAGTGCTTGGATGGCACCAGCCCCCCCACCGCTCCGAGCCAGGCAGATCCTGCACCCAACGGGGGGGAATCCACTTAA
- the TRMT2A gene encoding tRNA (uracil-5-)-methyltransferase homolog A isoform X2, which yields MRVLHGVLWKSRHLSVRLAKPKADPIAKKRKKEEETEQGEVKRPAPRKASGEEPLSKQIADVVTPLWNLPYEEQLAQKKQECEQVLQKLTKEIGNNNRALLPWLFLQKQKYNKLCCPVEGVKASPLQTEYRNKCEFLIGIGVNQEDKTVGCRLGKYKGGTCAVVEPFDTIHIPAIAKKVVKAFQDYIRSTPYSVYSPETYEGHWKQLTVRTTRNGHVMAIVYFNPQKLSKEELADLKISLAKYFTEGMGKSSGVTSLYFVEEGQRKSPSLEDLPLEHVAGDKYIHEQLLGLKFRISPHAFFQVNTQAAEVLYTAIGEWAQLSPESTLLDICCGTGTIGISLAKKVKKVIGIELCQEAVQDAKVNAQINELNNIEFHCGKAEDIVPSLINVLAPQNLITIVDPPRAGLHSKVILAIRRAEHLKKLIYVSCNPRAAMNNFVDLCRAPSNRVKGASFRPVKALAVDLFPQTRHCELLILFERVDCANGSCAGATPDAAHVTTAGPDCECLDGTSPPTAPSQADPAPNGGEST from the exons ATGCGAGTCCTGCACGGGGTTCTGTGGAAGAGCCGGCACCTCAGCGTCAGGCTGGCCAAGCCCAAAGCTGACCCCATCgcaaagaagaggaagaaagaagaggagacGGAGCAGGGAGAGGTGAAGCGACCGGCTCCCCGCAAGGCCAGCGGAGAGGAGCCCCTGAGCAAGCAGATAGCGGACGTGGTGACCCCGCTCTGGAACCTGCcctatgaggagcagctggccCAGAAGAAGCAGGAATGTGAGCAAGTGCTGCAGAAGCTGACAAA GGAAATAGGAAATAACAACAGAGCTTTATTACCTTGGTTGTTCCTGCAGAAGCAGAAGTATAATAAATTGTGTTGCCCAGTAGAGGGAGTGAAAGCGTCACCATTACAG ACTGAATATCGCAACAAATGTGAGTTCTTGATTGGGATTGGTGTAAATCAAGAAGACAAAACTGTGGGTTGTCGTCTTGGCAAATATAAGGGTGGTACATGTGCTGTAGTGGAGCCATTTGATACTATTCACATTCCTGCTATTGCCAAAAAGGTAGTAAAAGCTTTCCAAGACTACATAAG GTCAACTCCTTACTCAGTTTACAGCCCCGAAACCTACGAAGGTCACTGGAAACAGCTCACGGTCCGGACCACCAGGAATGGCCACGTTATGGcaattgtttattttaatcctCAG AAATTAAGTAAAGAAGAGCTAGCTGACCTGAAAATCTCTCTGGCAAAATACTTCACAGAAGGGATGGGAAAGAGCAGCGGCGTCACGTCTCTGTACTTTGTGGAGGAAGGACAAAG GAAATCTCCCAGCCTAGAAGACCTGCCTTTGGAGCATGTGGCTGGTGACAAGTACATACACGAACAACTTCTGGGCCTAAAATTTAGGATTTCGCCTCATGCATTTTTTCAG GTGAACACACAAGCTGCCGAAGTTCTGTACACGGCCATTGGGGAGTGGGCGCAGCTGAGCCCAGAGAGCACCCTGCTCGACATCTGCTGCGGTACAGGAACTATCGGGATTTCTTTGGCAAAG AAAGTGAAGAAAGTGATTGGAATTGAACTCTGCCAAGAAGCTGTACAGGACGCCAAAGTGAACGCCCAGATTAACG aACTGAATAATATTGAATTTCATTGTGGGAAGGCTGAAGATATTGTTCCTTCCCTAATTAACGTATTAGCTCCTCAGAACCTGATTACTATTGTAGATCCGCCACGAGCTGGACTGC ATTCCAAGGTGATTCTTGCCATTAGAAGAGCTGAGCATCTGAAGAAGCTGATCTATGTATCCTGCAATCCCAGAGCTGCAATGAATAACTTTGTGGA TCTCTGCCGGGCCCCTTCCAACAGAGTCAAAGGAGCCTCGTTCCGTCCCGTCAAAGCGCTGGCCGTGGATCTGTTCCCTCAGACCCGGCACTGCGAGTTGCTGATCCTCTTTGAGAGGGTTGACTGTGCAAACGGGAGTTGTGCTGGAGCAACACCTGATGCTGCTCATGTCACAACAGCCGGACCAGACTGTGAGTGCTTGGATGGCACCAGCCCCCCCACCGCTCCGAGCCAGGCAGATCCTGCACCCAACGGGGGGGAATCCACTTAA
- the DGCR8 gene encoding microprocessor complex subunit DGCR8, producing the protein MDQYENVPPLPKEPAREMNVESHTCPPPLPPNEQPPPPPLQTSSDAEVMDVGSGGDGQSDTPAGDTHSICRTQLLTKGSACYKSRLIVDPNNSDQSPRTARHAPSVRKFTPDLKLLKDVKISVSFTESCKSKDRKVLYTGVEQDYKADTDFGINNVNGDLHACPFGGSNGKAVGIGGENDDKKDDENDIEQEKRVEYAVLDELEDFTDNLMEIDEEGGGFTSKAIVQRDKVDEETLNYSYEDDFDNDVDALLEEGLRAPKTRRVENEKYGGESDHQSDGETTVQPMMTKIKTVLKSRGRPPTEPLPDGWIMTFHNSGIPVYLHRESRVVTWSRPYFLGTGSIRKHDPPLSSIPCLHYKKMKENEEREQNNDITPNGEVSPVKHLDKSSELDCQTEEPDSTAADSGPLDDKDPSGGDAAQGALGQVKAKVEVCKDESVDLEDFRHYLEKRFDFEQVTVKKFRTWAERRQFNREMKRKQAESERPILPANQKLITLSVQDAPTKKEFVINPNGKSEVCILHEYMQRVLKVRPVYNFFECENPSEPFGASVIIDGVTYGAGTASSKKLAKNKAARATLEILIPDFVKQTSEEKPKDSEELEYFNHISIEDSRVYELTSKAGLLSPYQILHECLKRNHGMGDTSIKFEVIPGKNQKSEYVMTCGKHTVRGWCKNKRVGKQLASQKILQLLHPHVKNWGSLLRMYGRESSKMVKQETSDKSVIELQQYAKKNKPNLHILNKLQEEMKKLAQEREETRKKPKMTIVESAQPGSEPLCTVDV; encoded by the exons ATGGATCAATATGAAAATGTACCACCCCTCCCTAAAGAACCTGCAAGAGAAATGAATGTGGAGAGTCACACTTGTCCCCCACCTCTGCCGCCTAACGAACAGCCTCCACCACCTCCCCTGCAAACGTCCAGTGACGCAGAGGTAATGGACGTTGGCTCTGGTGGTGATGGACAGTCAGATACCCCTGCTGGGGACACGCACAGTATCTGCAGAACACAGCTGCTCACAAAGGGATCTGCCTGCTACAAAAGTCGTCTTATAGTAGACCCTAATAATAGCGACCAAAGCCCAAGAACTGCTCGTCATGCACCTTCAGTTCGAAAGTTCACCCCAGATCTTAAGTTACTTAAAGATGTAAAAATTAGTGTTAGCTTTACAGAAAGCTGCAAAAGCAAAGATAGGAAAGTTCTGTACACTGGAGTTGAGCAGGATTATAAGGCAGATACAGATTTTGGTATTAATAATGTCAATGGGGATTTGCATGCTTGTCCTTTTGGTGGTAGTAATGGTAAAGCTGTAGGAATAGGGGGTGAAAATGATGACAAGAAGGATGATGAGAATGATATTGAGCAGGAAAAGAGAGTGGAATATGCAGTTCTGGATGAGCTAGAAGATTTTACCGACAATTTGATGGAAATAGatgaagaaggaggagggtTCACATCTAAAGCAATCGTTCAAAGAGATAAAGTGGATGAAGAAACCTTGAATTACTCGTATGAG GATGACTTTGATAATGATGTGGATGCTCTGCTGGAAGAGGGTCTTCGAGCACCCAAAACAAGGAGagtagaaaatgagaaatatggTGGTGAAAGTGATCACCAGTCTGATGGAGAAACAACTGTGCAGCCAATGATGACCAAAATTAAAACCGTACTTAAAA GTCGTGGCCGCCCTCCTACAGAACCTTTGCCAGATGGATGGATCATGACATTCCATAACTCAGGCATTCCTGTATATCTGCACAGAGAATCTAGAGTTGTTACCTGGTCTAGACCTTACTTCTTGGGCACAGGAAGCATAAGG AAACATGATCCTCCACTTAGTAGCATTCCCTGCctgcattacaaaaaaatgaaggaaaatgaggAAAGGGAACAAAACAATGACATAACCCCAAACGGGGAAGTATCACCTGTAAAGCACCTCGATAAATCTTCAGAACTGGACTGCCAAACAGAAGAACCAGACTCTACTGCCGCTGATTCCGGGCCTTTAGATGACAAAGACCCTTCAGGGGGAGATGCAGCACAAGGAGCCTTAGGACAAGTTAAGGCCAAAGTTGAAGTGTGTAAAGATGAATCTGTAG ATCTGGAAGATTTTAGACACTATCTTGAAAAACGTTTTGACTTTGAACAAgttactgtaaaaaaattcaGAACCTGGGCTGAGAGACGGCAATTCAATCGCGAAATGAAGCGGAAGCAGGCGGAATCCGAGCGGCCCATCCTGCCTGCCAATCAGAAACTCATCACCTTGTCTGTGCAAGACGCACCTACAAAGAAAG AATTCGTCATTAATCCCAATGGGAAATCCGAAGTTTGTATACTGCATGAATATATGCAACGAGTCCTAAAGGTTCGCCCTGTTTACAATTTCTTTGAATGTG AGAACCCAAGTGAACCTTTTGGAGCCTCAGTGATCATTGATGGAGTGACTTATGGGGCAGGAACTGCCAGCAGCAAAAAACTTGCCAAGAATAAAGCTG CTCGAGCTACACTGGAAATCCTTATTCCCGACTTTGTTAAACAGACCTCTGAGGAGAAGCCCAAAGACAGTGAAGAACTTGAG TATTTTAACCATATCAGTATTGAAGACTCACGGGTATATGAACTCACCAGTAAAGCTGGACTCTTGTCTCCATATCAGATTCTCCATGAGTGCCTTAAAAG AAACCATGGAATGGGTGACACATCCATAAAGTTTGAAGTGATTCCTGGTAAAAATCAGAAGAGTGAATATGTCATGACTTGTGGCAAACACACGGTGCGAGGCTGGT gcaaaaataaaagagtGGGGAAACAGTTAGCTTCGCAGAAAATCCTACAGCTACTGCATCCGCATGTGAAAAATTGGGGCTCTCTTTTGCGTATGTATGGTAGAGAGAGTAGCAAGATGGTTAAACAG GAAACGTCTGATAAAAGCGTGATAGAACTTCAGCAGTATGCCAAAAAGAACAAGCCAAATCTGCACATCCTTAACAAGTtacaggaagaaatgaaaaaattgGCACAAGAAAGA GAGGAAACGCGAAAGAAGCCCAAGATGACGATAGTGGAATCGGCTCAGCCGGGCAGCGAACCTCTGTGTACTGTGGACGTGTAA